A single Alphaproteobacteria bacterium DNA region contains:
- a CDS encoding HlyD family secretion protein — protein MLDESHEDQGVRPRAVPGPSANQEAPAAGLEVVAPVEQRRPGWPRRLLRSLIRLALLFAVPAAALAVGLHFYALTGRYVSTENAYVKSRIIAVSPEIAGRVERVAAKENQRLAAGAVLFTIAAEPHRIALEIARTRMAAVKNEIESLKAEHRQIGAEIDQVGERVKYYRRLLERQSALSRRGVAPKARLDEAEYNLAAAKQSIQVLRRKMAKVLTGLGGDPRQPAERNPAYLKARAERDLAQLRLDKTTVRAAAAGIVTRIALEPGEWVQAGKAAFGLIVDGETWIEANLKETQLTHLAEGQRVAVGIDAYPDHTWQARVASISPATGAEFSILPPQNASGNWVKVVQRLPLRLKLEPAPGLPPLRAGMTARVEIDTGRQRPLLVRAGEELAALEREGLPVGFLRQFLKPWLRQD, from the coding sequence GTGCTGGACGAATCCCACGAGGACCAAGGCGTGCGGCCGCGTGCCGTGCCCGGGCCGAGCGCCAACCAGGAAGCGCCGGCGGCCGGGCTCGAGGTTGTGGCGCCTGTCGAACAGCGGCGCCCGGGCTGGCCGCGGCGCCTGCTGCGCAGCCTGATCCGGCTCGCCTTGTTGTTCGCCGTGCCGGCCGCGGCGCTGGCCGTGGGACTGCATTTCTATGCTCTCACGGGACGCTACGTCAGCACCGAGAACGCCTACGTCAAGTCGCGCATCATCGCCGTCAGTCCCGAGATAGCAGGCCGCGTCGAGCGCGTGGCGGCAAAGGAGAACCAGCGCCTGGCGGCGGGCGCCGTGCTTTTTACCATCGCCGCCGAGCCCCACCGTATCGCCCTCGAGATCGCCCGGACCCGCATGGCGGCGGTGAAGAACGAAATCGAAAGCCTGAAGGCGGAGCACCGCCAGATCGGCGCCGAAATCGACCAGGTGGGCGAGCGCGTCAAGTATTACCGCCGCCTGCTGGAACGCCAAAGCGCGCTGAGCCGGCGCGGCGTCGCGCCCAAGGCCCGGCTCGACGAGGCGGAATACAATCTGGCTGCGGCCAAACAGAGCATCCAGGTGCTGCGCCGCAAGATGGCCAAGGTGCTGACCGGGCTGGGCGGCGATCCCCGGCAGCCGGCCGAGCGCAACCCGGCTTACCTGAAGGCCCGGGCCGAACGGGACCTGGCGCAGCTCAGGCTGGACAAAACCACGGTCAGGGCGGCGGCGGCCGGCATCGTCACGCGCATAGCGCTTGAGCCCGGCGAGTGGGTTCAGGCCGGCAAGGCGGCCTTCGGCCTGATCGTCGACGGCGAAACCTGGATCGAGGCCAACCTCAAAGAGACCCAGCTCACCCACCTTGCGGAGGGCCAGCGGGTGGCGGTGGGCATCGACGCCTACCCCGATCACACCTGGCAGGCCCGGGTGGCCAGCATCAGCCCGGCCACGGGCGCCGAGTTTTCCATCCTGCCGCCGCAGAACGCCTCGGGCAACTGGGTCAAGGTGGTGCAGCGCCTGCCGCTCAGGCTGAAGCTCGAGCCGGCCCCGGGCCTGCCGCCGCTGCGTGCCGGCATGACCGCCCGGGTGGAAATCGACACCGGCCGCCAGCGCCCTCTGCTGGTGCGGGCCGGCGAGGAACTGGCGGCGCTCGAGCGCGAGGGCCTGCCGGTCGGGTTCCTGCGGCAATTTCTCAAGCCCTGGCTGCGGCAAGACTAG
- a CDS encoding DMT family transporter, whose product MTTVSDPAGRPASANLRGIAWMVLTGFLFVGVTGVVRHLGSDLNPVQAAFIRYLIGLMFFLPLFVRLGRRQLVTRRLGLHLMRGLAHGSAVGLWFFAMARIPIAEVTALAFVAPIFTTLGAALFLGEKLRARRIGAVLMAFAGTLIILRPGLAVVDIGALAQLAAAPLFATSFLIAKRLTETEASSTIVAFLSLFVTLTLLPAALVIWRPPTWEEVAWLCLTAALATAGNYTMVQAFRAAEITVTQPVHFLQLVWATLLGLYVFGEVPDVWTWAGAAVIVASATYIAHREVATKSVAAAKAMPH is encoded by the coding sequence ATGACCACCGTCTCAGACCCGGCCGGCCGGCCGGCCAGCGCCAACCTTCGGGGCATCGCCTGGATGGTCCTGACCGGCTTCTTGTTCGTTGGCGTCACCGGCGTGGTGCGCCATCTGGGCAGTGACTTGAACCCGGTACAGGCGGCCTTCATTCGCTATCTCATCGGCTTGATGTTCTTTCTGCCGTTGTTCGTACGCCTAGGAAGGCGGCAACTCGTGACCCGGCGCTTGGGTTTGCACCTGATGCGCGGCCTGGCGCATGGCTCGGCCGTGGGCCTGTGGTTTTTCGCCATGGCCCGCATTCCCATCGCCGAGGTCACGGCGCTGGCCTTCGTGGCGCCGATCTTCACCACCTTGGGCGCGGCGCTGTTCCTTGGCGAGAAACTGCGGGCCCGGCGCATCGGTGCCGTACTGATGGCTTTCGCGGGCACCCTGATCATCCTCAGGCCGGGCCTGGCGGTGGTCGACATCGGCGCCCTGGCCCAGCTCGCCGCGGCGCCGCTGTTTGCCACCTCGTTCCTGATCGCCAAGCGCCTCACCGAGACCGAGGCCAGTTCCACCATCGTGGCTTTCCTTTCGCTCTTCGTCACCCTGACGCTGTTGCCGGCGGCGCTGGTGATCTGGCGTCCGCCGACCTGGGAGGAAGTGGCCTGGCTGTGCCTCACGGCGGCCCTGGCCACGGCCGGCAACTACACCATGGTGCAGGCCTTCCGGGCGGCCGAAATCACGGTCACCCAGCCGGTTCACTTTTTGCAGCTGGTCTGGGCGACGCTGCTGGGGCTCTACGTCTTCGGCGAGGTGCCGGACGTCTGGACCTGGGCCGGGGCCGCCGTCATCGTCGCCAGCGCCACCTACATTGCGCATCGCGAGGTGGCGACCAAGTCGGTGGCCGCAGCCAAGGCCATGCCGCATTGA
- a CDS encoding DMT family transporter, which translates to MENFKGIFWITVSGLCFVLMSAIVRHLGSDMSPFQAAFIRYVIGGLFVLPLALRLNFDGFRRARWGLHLGRGLIHGVGVLGWFYAVAYVPIAEVTALLFTAPIFTTIGAAVFFGERLHAHRIAAALAGLAGAMVILRPGIEIVQLGSIAMLIAAPSFAISALIAKRLTEREDTIVVMAILTIFVTLMLLPPALMVWRQPTPMEMVWLGLIAAIATVAHYSMTQAIAVAELTVTQPFSFTQLVWATLIGYWAFGELPDIWTWIGAAIIVASVTYIAHRERLAGLQSGRRGTSGPLP; encoded by the coding sequence GTGGAAAACTTCAAGGGCATCTTCTGGATCACCGTCTCGGGGCTTTGCTTCGTCCTCATGTCGGCCATCGTGCGCCACCTGGGCAGCGATATGAGCCCTTTCCAGGCGGCCTTCATCCGTTATGTCATCGGCGGCCTGTTCGTGCTGCCGTTGGCCTTGCGCCTGAACTTCGACGGCTTTCGCCGAGCTCGCTGGGGCCTCCACCTGGGGCGCGGGCTGATCCACGGCGTCGGCGTGCTGGGCTGGTTCTACGCCGTGGCCTACGTTCCCATCGCCGAGGTCACGGCGCTGTTGTTCACGGCGCCCATCTTCACCACCATCGGCGCCGCCGTCTTTTTCGGCGAACGCCTGCACGCCCACCGCATCGCCGCCGCCTTGGCCGGGTTGGCGGGCGCCATGGTCATCCTCAGGCCGGGCATCGAGATCGTCCAGCTGGGCTCCATCGCCATGCTCATCGCCGCCCCCAGCTTCGCCATCTCGGCGCTCATCGCCAAACGCCTCACCGAACGCGAGGACACCATCGTGGTGATGGCCATCCTGACGATTTTTGTCACCTTGATGCTGCTGCCGCCGGCGCTCATGGTGTGGCGCCAGCCGACGCCCATGGAGATGGTCTGGCTGGGGCTGATCGCCGCCATCGCCACGGTGGCGCATTATTCCATGACCCAGGCCATCGCCGTGGCCGAGCTCACCGTGACCCAGCCCTTCAGCTTCACCCAGCTGGTCTGGGCCACGCTGATCGGCTATTGGGCCTTCGGCGAGCTGCCCGACATCTGGACCTGGATCGGCGCCGCCATCATCGTCGCCAGCGTCACCTACATCGCCCACCGCGAGAGGCTGGCCGGCCTGCAATCCGGCCGGCGCGGAACTTCCGGTCCGTTGCCCTGA
- a CDS encoding SRPBCC domain-containing protein: MAEAARSPDLLRLEAAIAAPRATVWQALTEQGRLRRWWLGANLEPRPGGEFLALRLEEGNEVLIQGLVGRVDPPEYIEWTWSQDDWPVLTQVVIRLTEAGGGGASHVELSHIGWRRFSAAQGEPLRAAYEAAWGRRLEALKAFSEGRIAD, translated from the coding sequence ATGGCCGAAGCCGCCCGATCCCCGGACCTGTTGCGCCTGGAGGCCGCCATCGCGGCGCCGCGCGCCACGGTGTGGCAGGCGCTGACCGAACAGGGCCGGCTCAGACGCTGGTGGCTGGGCGCCAACCTGGAGCCCAGGCCCGGCGGCGAGTTCCTGGCGCTCAGGCTGGAAGAAGGCAACGAGGTCCTGATCCAGGGCCTGGTGGGCCGCGTCGATCCGCCCGAGTACATCGAGTGGACCTGGTCGCAGGACGACTGGCCGGTGCTGACCCAGGTGGTGATAAGGCTGACCGAGGCCGGCGGCGGCGGCGCCAGCCATGTCGAGCTCAGCCACATCGGCTGGCGGCGTTTTTCGGCGGCCCAGGGCGAGCCCTTGCGCGCCGCCTACGAGGCCGCCTGGGGCCGCCGCCTCGAGGCCCTCAAGGCTTTCTCCGAGGGACGGATCGCGGATTAG
- a CDS encoding AEC family transporter, translating to MQFIVSTTLPLFGLILAGYVAGWRGWLGADAARALGAFVFYFSLPLLLFRTLATAPGTENFDFRFVLAYAAAALGTFGLMALVGRRLFGLGLGEGALFGMASCYGPTALVPLPIALQIFGPAAVLPLAMIIMIDNALLIPAAIAAQELERARRGAAPGRGAAPSRVWTATTRAVVSNPVIVATVLGIAFAFGEIPLPALVGGFAAIAGAAAIPCALFALGITLAGVELSSRPGETGVMVAFKLILYPALVFGLMALIPGLDPIWRGAALIAAAGPIGINVYLVAVNYQTYLGRASTAMLVATVLSLPILSAIAVWLAAAN from the coding sequence GTGCAGTTCATCGTCAGCACCACGCTGCCGCTTTTCGGCCTCATCCTGGCCGGCTACGTGGCCGGTTGGCGGGGCTGGCTGGGCGCCGACGCTGCCCGCGCGCTGGGCGCCTTCGTCTTTTACTTCTCGCTGCCGCTCTTGCTCTTTCGCACCCTGGCCACGGCGCCGGGCACGGAAAACTTCGATTTCCGTTTCGTCCTCGCCTATGCCGCCGCGGCGCTCGGCACCTTTGGCCTGATGGCGCTTGTGGGCCGGCGGCTGTTTGGGCTCGGCCTGGGCGAAGGGGCGCTATTCGGCATGGCCAGCTGCTACGGCCCCACCGCTCTCGTGCCCTTGCCCATCGCCTTGCAGATCTTCGGGCCGGCGGCGGTACTGCCGCTGGCCATGATCATCATGATCGACAATGCGCTGCTGATTCCAGCCGCCATCGCCGCCCAGGAACTGGAGCGCGCGCGCCGGGGCGCGGCCCCCGGCCGGGGCGCGGCACCCAGCCGGGTCTGGACGGCAACCACGCGGGCCGTGGTCTCGAACCCGGTGATCGTGGCCACGGTGCTGGGAATCGCTTTTGCCTTCGGCGAGATTCCCCTGCCGGCCCTGGTCGGCGGTTTTGCCGCCATTGCCGGTGCCGCCGCCATCCCTTGCGCGCTGTTTGCCCTGGGCATCACGCTGGCGGGCGTCGAGCTTTCGTCGAGGCCGGGCGAAACCGGGGTCATGGTGGCGTTCAAATTGATCCTCTACCCGGCCCTGGTGTTCGGCCTGATGGCTCTGATTCCCGGCCTCGATCCGATCTGGCGGGGCGCCGCGCTGATTGCCGCTGCCGGACCCATCGGCATCAACGTCTATCTCGTCGCGGTCAACTACCAGACCTACCTCGGCCGCGCCTCGACGGCCATGCTGGTGGCTACGGTGCTTTCGCTGCCGATCCTTTCCGCCATAGCCGTCTGGCTGGCGGCGGCGAACTAA
- a CDS encoding SDR family oxidoreductase, which translates to MRDLTDKVAWITGAGTGIGRAGALALAAAGMKVVLSGRRREKLEEVVAAIAPGPGEALVEPLDVADRAAVDGVAERLAARFGRLDVLVNSAGLNVLERHWENLTPEGFDQVVAINLNGAFYCCFAALPMMRAQGDGLVVNVSSWAGVRHSFLTGPAYGASKFGLGALTENINIEEGLNGIRATAICPGEVATEILDRRPIPVSEADKARMVQAEDTGEIILFLARLPANVCINELVVSPTWNRTYVAAAKHFRG; encoded by the coding sequence ATGCGAGATCTCACCGACAAAGTCGCCTGGATCACCGGCGCCGGTACCGGCATCGGCCGGGCCGGGGCCCTGGCCCTGGCGGCAGCGGGCATGAAGGTGGTGCTTTCGGGCCGGCGCCGCGAGAAGCTGGAAGAGGTGGTGGCGGCCATCGCGCCTGGCCCCGGCGAGGCGCTGGTCGAGCCCCTCGACGTGGCCGACCGGGCCGCCGTCGACGGCGTGGCGGAGCGGCTGGCCGCGCGTTTCGGCCGCCTCGACGTGCTGGTCAACTCGGCCGGCCTCAACGTCCTGGAGCGCCATTGGGAGAACCTCACGCCCGAGGGCTTCGACCAAGTGGTCGCCATCAACCTCAACGGCGCCTTCTATTGCTGCTTTGCTGCGCTGCCGATGATGCGGGCCCAGGGCGACGGACTTGTCGTCAACGTCTCGTCCTGGGCCGGGGTGCGCCACAGCTTCCTCACCGGCCCGGCCTACGGCGCCTCCAAGTTCGGCCTCGGGGCGCTGACCGAGAACATCAACATCGAGGAAGGCCTCAACGGCATCCGGGCCACCGCCATCTGCCCCGGCGAGGTGGCCACCGAGATCCTCGACAGACGCCCCATCCCGGTCAGCGAGGCCGACAAGGCGCGCATGGTGCAGGCCGAAGACACGGGCGAGATCATCCTTTTCCTGGCCCGGCTGCCGGCCAACGTCTGCATCAACGAGCTGGTGGTCAGCCCGACCTGGAACCGCACCTACGTGGCGGCGGCCAAGCACTTCCGGGGCTGA
- a CDS encoding enoyl-CoA hydratase-related protein, which yields MADVVLYDCDARGVATATLNRPEVRNAYNGELIDGLTAAAARAAEDPAVRLLLIRGQGPHFAAGADLKWVRSVAAASPEENLEVSRRTAEAVRGLNELAKPTVALVHGGCFGGATGIIAACDVVVASEDAMFAITEVYWGLVPDIITPQLNDAMGLRQVRRYALSGERFRAAEARRIGLVHEVCPTGGLDAAAAPIIAGLLRAAPEAVSGTKRTALECAGALLGEARLEPLLQRHSIKRQSEEASEGLAAFAAKQDPGWVVK from the coding sequence ATGGCAGACGTCGTGCTCTACGACTGTGACGCCCGTGGTGTCGCCACGGCAACGCTGAACCGGCCCGAGGTGCGCAACGCCTACAACGGCGAGCTGATCGACGGCTTGACGGCTGCCGCCGCCCGGGCCGCCGAGGACCCGGCCGTTCGGCTGCTGCTGATCCGCGGCCAGGGCCCGCACTTTGCCGCCGGGGCCGATCTCAAATGGGTGCGCTCGGTGGCCGCCGCATCGCCCGAGGAGAACCTCGAGGTCTCGCGCCGCACGGCCGAGGCTGTGCGCGGCCTTAACGAATTGGCCAAGCCCACCGTGGCGCTGGTCCACGGCGGCTGCTTCGGCGGTGCCACGGGCATCATTGCTGCCTGCGACGTCGTGGTGGCCTCGGAGGACGCCATGTTCGCCATCACCGAGGTCTATTGGGGGCTGGTGCCGGACATCATTACGCCGCAGCTCAATGACGCCATGGGGCTCAGGCAGGTGCGGCGCTATGCGCTGAGCGGCGAACGCTTCCGTGCCGCCGAGGCCCGGCGCATCGGTCTGGTCCACGAAGTCTGCCCCACGGGCGGGCTCGATGCCGCCGCGGCGCCGATCATCGCCGGGCTGCTGCGGGCCGCCCCCGAAGCGGTCAGCGGCACCAAACGGACGGCGCTGGAATGCGCCGGTGCCCTGCTGGGTGAGGCCCGGCTCGAGCCGTTGTTGCAACGCCATTCGATCAAGCGCCAGTCGGAGGAAGCCAGCGAGGGCCTGGCGGCCTTCGCCGCCAAGCAGGACCCCGGCTGGGTGGTGAAATAG
- a CDS encoding cob(I)yrinic acid a,c-diamide adenosyltransferase codes for MVKLTKIYTRGGDAGETSLGDGKRVAKHDARVAAYGTVDEANATVGLARLHTEGAVDDMLARIQDDLFDLGADLCTPGDEVEGALRVTVAQVERLEAEIDEINEALEPLSSFVLPGGAQGAAYLHLARTVSRRAERLITELSQVEAVNPQAIRYVNRLSDHFFVLARKLNDEGRSDVLWRPGANR; via the coding sequence ATGGTCAAGCTTACCAAGATCTACACCCGCGGCGGCGACGCCGGCGAGACCTCGCTGGGCGACGGCAAGCGGGTGGCCAAGCACGATGCCCGGGTGGCCGCCTACGGCACGGTCGACGAGGCCAACGCCACCGTCGGCCTGGCGCGGCTCCATACCGAGGGCGCCGTCGATGACATGCTGGCGCGCATCCAGGACGATCTTTTCGACCTGGGCGCCGATCTTTGTACCCCTGGCGATGAGGTCGAGGGGGCGCTGCGCGTAACAGTGGCGCAGGTCGAGCGGCTGGAAGCCGAGATCGACGAGATCAACGAGGCTCTCGAGCCGCTTTCTTCCTTCGTGCTGCCCGGCGGTGCGCAGGGCGCCGCCTATCTGCATCTCGCCCGCACCGTCTCGCGCCGGGCCGAGCGCCTGATCACCGAGCTTTCGCAGGTCGAGGCCGTCAATCCGCAAGCAATTCGCTACGTCAACCGGCTGTCCGACCATTTTTTCGTGCTGGCCCGCAAGCTCAACGACGAGGGCCGCAGTGACGTGCTCTGGCGGCCCGGCGCCAATCGCTGA
- a CDS encoding twin transmembrane helix small protein, with protein MKIVLGTLVVLGLVATFVVLMTGVVSMFRGGAFNSRYSNLLMRYRVGVQAATVALMLVYFLAYGI; from the coding sequence ATGAAAATCGTGCTGGGAACCCTGGTCGTGCTGGGGCTGGTGGCCACTTTCGTGGTGTTGATGACCGGTGTCGTCTCGATGTTCCGGGGTGGCGCCTTCAATAGCCGCTATTCGAACCTCTTGATGCGCTACCGGGTCGGCGTCCAGGCGGCTACGGTGGCGCTGATGCTGGTTTATTTCCTGGCCTACGGGATTTGA
- a CDS encoding acyl-CoA dehydrogenase family protein, with amino-acid sequence MSSAQTQPALLDDLLPHCRQALEAAERFRGAAREAVAALVRRDDGRIDAGRLEANQYAAHGFSWLATYVEALAQILGWAERLESDGRLGELERLILQLVFGEYLAQLSGGIAMSQGEVVRPADLGIELAEVEALQTPAVAALAAGGNTAQARARLAALIADAAASGQFGNLDLDETMALVREQFRRFAEDAVVPAAHKWHLADDYIPMAVIDQMAELGVFGLTVPEEFGGLGMGKMAMCVVSEELSRAYIGVGSLGTRSEIAAELVRLGGTDEQKKSWLPRIASGEILPTAVFTEPNVGSDLGSLRTRALRDGETYRVTGNKTWITHAARTDVMTLLARTDPETKGYQGLSMFLAEKPRGDDANPFPAEGMTGSEIEVLGYRGMKEFELSFDGFEVAADNLLGGEEGNGFKQLMATFESARIQTAARALGVGQNALELGLRYARERQQFGQEIYAFPRVHGKLAWAAAELMAARQLTYFAAREKDADRRCDLQAGMAKLLAARVAWSTADNAVQIHGGNGYAQEYAISRVLCDSRILNIFEGAAEIQAQVIARRLLEGAN; translated from the coding sequence ATGTCCTCAGCCCAAACCCAGCCCGCCCTGCTCGACGACCTGTTGCCGCACTGCCGCCAGGCGCTGGAGGCGGCCGAGCGCTTTCGCGGCGCTGCCCGCGAAGCCGTGGCCGCGCTGGTGCGGCGCGACGACGGCCGCATCGATGCCGGCCGGCTGGAAGCCAACCAGTACGCGGCCCACGGATTTTCCTGGCTGGCCACCTACGTCGAGGCCCTGGCCCAGATCCTGGGCTGGGCCGAACGACTCGAATCGGACGGCCGCCTGGGCGAGCTCGAGCGCCTGATCCTGCAGCTCGTGTTCGGCGAATACCTGGCCCAGCTCTCGGGCGGCATCGCCATGAGCCAGGGCGAGGTGGTGCGCCCGGCCGATCTCGGCATCGAGCTGGCCGAGGTCGAAGCCTTGCAGACACCGGCCGTGGCGGCCCTGGCGGCCGGCGGCAACACGGCCCAGGCCCGGGCTCGTCTGGCGGCGCTGATCGCTGATGCCGCCGCCAGTGGCCAGTTCGGCAACCTTGACCTCGACGAGACCATGGCGCTGGTGCGCGAGCAGTTCCGCCGCTTTGCCGAGGACGCCGTGGTGCCGGCGGCGCACAAGTGGCACCTGGCCGACGACTACATCCCCATGGCGGTGATCGACCAGATGGCCGAGCTTGGCGTCTTCGGCCTCACCGTGCCGGAAGAATTCGGCGGCCTGGGCATGGGCAAGATGGCCATGTGCGTGGTCTCGGAGGAGCTCAGCCGGGCCTACATCGGCGTCGGCTCGCTGGGCACGCGGTCCGAAATCGCCGCCGAGCTGGTGCGTCTGGGAGGCACGGACGAGCAGAAAAAAAGTTGGCTGCCACGCATCGCGTCCGGCGAGATCCTGCCCACCGCCGTCTTCACCGAGCCCAACGTGGGCTCGGACCTCGGCAGCCTGCGCACCCGGGCGCTACGGGACGGCGAGACCTACCGCGTCACCGGCAACAAGACCTGGATCACCCACGCCGCCCGCACCGACGTCATGACGTTGCTGGCCCGCACCGACCCCGAGACCAAGGGCTATCAGGGCCTCAGCATGTTCCTGGCGGAAAAGCCCCGGGGCGACGACGCGAACCCCTTTCCGGCCGAGGGCATGACGGGATCGGAAATAGAAGTGCTGGGCTATCGCGGCATGAAGGAGTTCGAGCTCTCGTTCGACGGCTTCGAGGTGGCGGCCGATAACCTCCTGGGCGGCGAGGAGGGCAACGGCTTCAAGCAGCTCATGGCGACCTTCGAATCGGCCCGCATCCAGACCGCCGCCCGGGCCCTAGGCGTGGGCCAGAATGCCCTCGAACTCGGTCTCCGCTACGCCCGCGAGCGCCAGCAGTTCGGCCAGGAGATCTACGCCTTCCCCCGCGTCCACGGCAAGCTGGCCTGGGCCGCCGCCGAGCTCATGGCGGCCCGCCAACTGACCTACTTCGCGGCCCGCGAAAAGGACGCCGACCGGCGCTGCGACCTGCAAGCCGGCATGGCCAAACTACTGGCCGCCCGCGTCGCCTGGTCGACCGCCGACAACGCCGTGCAGATCCACGGCGGCAACGGCTATGCGCAAGAGTATGCCATCAGCCGGGTGCTCTGTGATTCGCGGATCCTCAACATCTTCGAGGGCGCGGCGGAGATCCAGGCACAGGTGATTGCGCGCAGGCTGCTGGAAGGGGCGAATTAG
- the ccrA gene encoding crotonyl-CoA carboxylase/reductase: MTNAAAAESSEIVPEGDIKDLYEVGEIPPLGHVPEKMYAWAIRRERHGEPEQAMQVEVVDTPEIDSHEVLVLVMAAGVNYNGVWASLGVPVSVFDVHKQDYHVAGSDASGVIWKVGRKVTRWQVGDEVVVHCNQDDGDDEECNGGDPMFSSSQRIWGYETPDGSFAQFARVQAQQVMPRPRHLTWEESGCYVLTLATAYRMLFGHRPHILRPGHNVLVWGASGGLGSMAIQLIATAGANAIGVISDEAKREFTLSLGAKGVVNRSEYDCWGQLPPVDDAEAYGAYMKKCREFGKAIWQTTGKGVDVDFVFEHPGEQTFPVSCFVVKRGGMVVFCAGTTGYNITFDARFVWMRQKRIQGSHFANLYQSAQANKLVIERRIDPCMSEVFSWEDIPYAHTKMHRNEHKPGNMAVLVSAKVPGLRTIEDVREAWEDSLA; the protein is encoded by the coding sequence ATGACTAACGCAGCCGCGGCCGAAAGCTCCGAAATCGTTCCCGAAGGCGACATCAAGGACCTCTACGAGGTCGGCGAGATCCCGCCGCTGGGGCACGTGCCGGAGAAGATGTACGCCTGGGCCATCCGCCGTGAACGCCACGGCGAGCCGGAACAGGCCATGCAGGTGGAAGTCGTCGACACCCCCGAGATCGACAGCCACGAGGTGCTGGTCCTGGTGATGGCGGCGGGCGTCAACTACAACGGCGTCTGGGCCTCGCTGGGGGTGCCGGTCTCGGTCTTCGACGTGCACAAACAGGACTACCACGTGGCCGGTTCCGACGCCTCGGGCGTGATCTGGAAGGTGGGCCGCAAGGTTACGCGCTGGCAGGTCGGCGACGAGGTCGTGGTGCACTGCAACCAGGACGACGGCGACGACGAGGAATGCAACGGCGGCGATCCCATGTTCTCGTCGAGCCAGCGCATCTGGGGCTACGAGACGCCGGACGGCAGTTTCGCCCAGTTCGCCCGGGTCCAGGCCCAGCAGGTGATGCCCCGGCCGCGCCACCTGACGTGGGAGGAATCGGGCTGCTATGTACTCACTCTCGCCACCGCCTACCGCATGCTGTTCGGCCACCGGCCGCATATCCTCAGGCCCGGCCACAACGTGCTGGTCTGGGGCGCCAGCGGCGGCCTGGGCTCGATGGCCATCCAGCTCATCGCCACCGCCGGGGCCAACGCCATCGGTGTCATCTCGGACGAGGCAAAGCGCGAGTTCACGCTCTCGCTGGGCGCCAAGGGCGTGGTCAACCGCAGCGAATACGACTGCTGGGGCCAGTTGCCCCCGGTCGACGACGCCGAGGCCTATGGTGCCTACATGAAGAAGTGCCGCGAATTCGGCAAGGCCATCTGGCAGACCACGGGCAAGGGCGTCGACGTCGATTTCGTCTTCGAACACCCCGGCGAGCAGACCTTTCCGGTGTCGTGCTTCGTGGTCAAGCGCGGCGGCATGGTGGTCTTCTGCGCCGGCACCACGGGCTACAACATCACCTTCGATGCCCGCTTCGTCTGGATGCGGCAAAAGCGCATCCAGGGCAGCCACTTCGCCAACCTCTACCAATCCGCCCAGGCCAACAAGCTGGTCATCGAGCGCCGCATCGACCCTTGCATGTCGGAGGTCTTCTCCTGGGAGGACATCCCCTACGCCCACACCAAAATGCACCGCAACGAACACAAGCCCGGCAACATGGCCGTGCTGGTTTCGGCCAAGGTGCCGGGCTTGCGCACCATCGAAGACGTGCGCGAGGCCTGGGAGGATTCGCTGGCCTAG